Within Palaemon carinicauda isolate YSFRI2023 chromosome 14, ASM3689809v2, whole genome shotgun sequence, the genomic segment GGTATAAAGGTTATCGATTACAacgtattttgttttttatttattttagaatttttacaaATTAAGTAAATCCAGACGAATACATGTGGAATACGAATTCATTTTAGCCATTAGCGATGCTTTACTCGAATTATTCTTCAACTCCCATCTGGCAGATATAATGCTGAGTGGTATTCCCGTAGTAATCCTCAATTCTCCATCTGTTGTAGGATTGCTCGGTGAACATACACAGGGAGAGACTGTTCTCTCCCTCCAGAGCGCTGGGTTCCTCCGAGGACCAGTACCCCTTGATCATGTCAATGGGTCTCCCATCAACCCATCTCCAGTAGCCTTCGTGGTGGTCGTCGGTGCCACCGATCCACCATCTAACCGGTTCTAAGAGATATAAGATGGACTATGAGTATGTATGTAAGTACGTCAAGTACATGCATTCACGCATACATAATCAGATATAAGATGGGTTATGAGTATGTATGTAATtgtgtacatactgtacattcacACATGCATAATCAGATATAAGATGAGTTATGAGTATGCATGTAAGAATGCACAGTACATGCATTCACGCATACATAATCAGATATAAGATGGGTTATGATTATGTCTGTaattatgtacatactgtacattcacGTATGCATAATCAAAATTGGATGCCTTCTACATTTGATTGATCAGCAGATTGTAATGAACATTGAGTAATGTTTGTTAAGAGCAGTGGTCATCAACATATTGCTTCCGATATTGACGTCCTTACCTAAACCGATAACGTGATTGATGATGTGAACGTAGTCGTCGCAAGATTTGTCGAAGACGGCCAGATCCACCGTATCTGACATGGAACCCATCTCCTTGCAAGCTTCCCTCGCCGAGATCCAGGTGTCCTTCTTTTCGgagaagtagtagcagtagttctgcAAGCTGATGAAGGGACTTTGGCAGAAAGCTGAAAGGGGAGTGATATAGAGTTATTGATTTGTTTTCAGTATGCAGTCATTTTCCCTTTGAGAGGCTTTAAAGGAAGATACACCACCGTAAAGGTTACCGTTATGTTCTTGGTTTAGAATGGTGGATGCAATACATAAGCATTGAATTTCAACAATTATTAAGTAATTCAGACCCACGCACAGACGACTCAGAAGCATCACGCCAAACCCCCCTACTAGTAATGCAACATGTATCTCTTATCTTCGTGGATATTAAGGCAGTGggtttccagtatatatatatatatatatatatatatatatatatatatatatatatatatatatatatatatatttatataaatatatatatatatatatatatgtgtgtgtgtatgtgtgtttatgctactttctctaaaaagaaaagtatttaatcagatggtcctgccagtattaacttatgcgtcagaattttagagccttactaaagcaatGGAAAgcataataatggaaataacactaagagacagaaaatagagtaacatggatacgagagtaaattaaagtagaggatattctaacatggaagaaaaagaaatggacatgggcaggacattacgagaatgacacataatagatcgacattaagaataaccgattcggtccctagagattgtaaaagaaataagggaaggaagagaagacgatgaattgacgaactaagaaagttttcgggtgaGGACCGGCACAGAAAGACCTTAcatagacgtaagtggaaggacatgttggaggcctttgttctgcagtggactagtagtagctgatgatatatatatatatatatatatatatatatatatatatatatatatatatatatatgtatatgtttatacatatatgatttatatacgtgtatatatacatgtatatatatatatatatatatatatatatatatatatatatatattatttgtatacgtgtatatatacatacatatatatatatatatatatatatatatatatatatatatatagtgtgtgtgtgtgtgtgcgtgtgtacatatatataatttatatatatatatacatgtatatatatataaatatatatgtatatatatatatatatacagtatatatatgtaaatatatatgtatatatagatgtatatatatatatatatatatatgtgtgtgtgtgtgtgtgtgtttatgtatgtataaagtgaAACATCACCGGCATTTAATTATAAACTGtattttgtccaaaaaaaaaaaggaaccaagtaaaagtaaatttcatatttcatttatcattacAATACAGTATTTATAATTTCTTACCAGCGGATGCCGCAAGGAAAC encodes:
- the LOC137653111 gene encoding hepatic lectin-like yields the protein MEKYLALVYLSTGFLAASAAFCQSPFISLQNYCYYFSEKKDTWISAREACKEMGSMSDTVDLAVFDKSCDDYVHIINHVIGLEPVRWWIGGTDDHHEGYWRWVDGRPIDMIKGYWSSEEPSALEGENSLSLCMFTEQSYNRWRIEDYYGNTTQHYICQMGVEE